One window of the Bradyrhizobium sp. NP1 genome contains the following:
- the ppdK gene encoding pyruvate, phosphate dikinase, with the protein MAKAVAKSKKIAVKSKPSAPARGKSAVSAPARKALTKVPAKPVAKPAAKPAARKPAVLPVKAGKWVYTFGDGKAEGKAEMRDLLGGKGANLAEMANLGLPVPPGFTIPASVCTYFYAHDKTYPKELKAQVEKALDYVGKLTGKKFGDSANPLLVSVRSGARASMPGMMDTVLNLGLNDQTVEALAELSGDRRFAYDSYRRFITMYSDVVLGFEHHHFEDILDTFKDGQGYSLDTDLSADDWVELVGRYKEAVARETGKDFPQDPHDQLWGAIGAVFSSWMNARAVTYRRLHDIPESWGTAVNVQAMVFGNMGETSATGVAFTRNPSTGESRLYGEFLINAQGEDVVAGIRTPQDITDEARSESGSDKPSMETAMPEAFRELTRIYTLLEKHYRDMQDMEFTVERGKLWMLQTRGGKRTARAALRIAVELANEGLISKKDAVSRVDPASLDQLLHPTIDPAAKRDVIATGLPASPGAASGEIVFSSDEAAKLQADGRKVILVRIETSPEDIHGMHAAEGILTTRGGMTSHAAVVARGMGKPCVSGCGAIRVDYGRGTMSIGSRTFKTGDVITIDGSVGQVLAGRMPMIEPELSGEFGTLMGWADEVRKIGVRVNGDTPDDARTAVKFGAEGIGLCRTEHMFFEETRIRTVREMILAEDEQARRAALSKLLPMQRADFVELFEIMKGLPVTIRLLDPPLHEFLPHTQAEIEEVARAMNTDPRRLADRARELAEFNPMLGFRGCRLAIAYPEIAEMQARAIFEAAVEAGKRTGKAVGLEVMVPLIATRAEFDLTKARIDATAQAVMKETGAKLSYQVGTMIELPRACLLAGDIAKTAEFFSFGTNDLTQTTYGISRDDAASFLGTYIAKGIFEIDPFVSVDRDGVGELVRIGVERGRKTRPSLKVGICGEHGGDPASVAFCHQIGLDYVSCSPYRVPIARLAAAQAALGKAVASQA; encoded by the coding sequence ATGGCCAAAGCCGTTGCGAAGTCGAAGAAAATTGCAGTGAAATCAAAGCCATCCGCGCCGGCTCGGGGGAAATCTGCGGTTTCTGCCCCAGCCCGCAAAGCCTTGACGAAGGTGCCGGCCAAGCCGGTTGCGAAGCCTGCGGCGAAACCGGCCGCGCGCAAGCCGGCCGTCTTGCCGGTGAAGGCCGGCAAATGGGTCTATACCTTCGGAGACGGCAAGGCCGAGGGCAAGGCGGAGATGCGCGACCTGCTCGGCGGCAAGGGCGCCAACCTCGCCGAGATGGCCAATCTCGGCCTTCCGGTGCCGCCCGGCTTCACCATTCCGGCGTCGGTCTGCACCTATTTCTACGCCCACGACAAGACCTATCCGAAAGAGCTGAAGGCCCAGGTCGAAAAGGCGCTCGACTATGTCGGCAAGCTGACCGGCAAGAAGTTCGGCGACAGCGCCAATCCGCTGCTCGTCTCGGTGCGCTCCGGCGCGCGCGCCTCGATGCCGGGCATGATGGATACCGTGCTCAATCTCGGCCTCAACGACCAGACGGTCGAGGCGCTCGCCGAATTGTCGGGCGACCGCCGCTTCGCCTATGACAGCTATCGCCGCTTCATCACCATGTATTCCGACGTGGTGCTTGGCTTCGAGCACCATCATTTCGAGGACATCCTCGACACCTTCAAGGACGGCCAGGGCTATTCGCTCGACACCGATCTTTCCGCCGACGACTGGGTCGAACTGGTCGGCCGCTACAAGGAGGCGGTGGCGCGCGAGACCGGCAAGGATTTTCCGCAGGATCCGCACGATCAGCTCTGGGGCGCGATTGGCGCCGTGTTCTCATCCTGGATGAACGCGCGCGCGGTGACTTACCGCAGGCTGCACGACATCCCGGAATCCTGGGGCACCGCGGTCAACGTGCAGGCCATGGTGTTCGGCAACATGGGCGAGACCTCGGCGACCGGCGTTGCCTTCACGCGCAATCCGTCGACCGGCGAGAGCAGGCTCTATGGCGAATTCCTGATCAATGCGCAGGGCGAGGACGTGGTGGCGGGGATCCGCACGCCGCAGGACATCACCGATGAGGCGCGCAGTGAGTCCGGTTCCGACAAGCCGTCGATGGAAACCGCGATGCCGGAGGCGTTCAGGGAGCTGACGCGGATCTACACGCTGCTCGAGAAGCACTACCGCGACATGCAGGACATGGAGTTCACGGTCGAGCGAGGCAAGCTGTGGATGCTGCAGACCCGCGGCGGCAAGCGCACCGCGCGCGCCGCGCTGCGCATCGCGGTCGAGCTCGCCAATGAGGGCCTAATCTCGAAGAAGGATGCGGTCTCGCGCGTCGATCCCGCTTCCCTCGATCAGCTGCTGCATCCGACCATTGATCCCGCCGCCAAGCGCGACGTGATCGCCACCGGCCTGCCGGCCTCGCCGGGCGCCGCCTCCGGCGAGATCGTGTTCTCGTCGGACGAGGCCGCAAAGCTCCAGGCCGACGGCCGCAAGGTGATCCTGGTGCGCATCGAGACCAGCCCCGAGGACATTCACGGCATGCACGCCGCCGAGGGCATTCTCACCACCCGCGGCGGCATGACGTCGCACGCCGCCGTGGTTGCGCGCGGCATGGGCAAGCCCTGCGTCTCCGGCTGCGGCGCCATCCGCGTCGATTACGGCCGCGGCACCATGAGCATCGGCTCGCGCACCTTCAAGACCGGCGACGTCATCACCATCGACGGCTCGGTCGGCCAGGTGCTGGCCGGCCGCATGCCGATGATCGAGCCGGAATTGTCCGGCGAGTTCGGCACGCTGATGGGCTGGGCCGACGAGGTCCGCAAGATCGGCGTCCGCGTCAACGGCGACACGCCCGATGACGCGCGCACCGCGGTGAAGTTCGGTGCCGAGGGCATAGGGCTGTGCCGCACCGAGCACATGTTCTTCGAGGAAACCCGCATCCGCACGGTGCGCGAGATGATCCTCGCCGAGGACGAGCAGGCCCGACGCGCCGCGCTGTCGAAGCTGCTGCCGATGCAGCGCGCCGATTTCGTCGAGCTGTTCGAGATCATGAAGGGCCTGCCGGTCACGATCCGCCTGCTTGATCCGCCGCTGCACGAGTTCCTGCCGCACACGCAGGCCGAGATCGAGGAAGTCGCGCGCGCGATGAACACCGATCCGCGCCGGCTCGCCGACCGCGCCCGCGAGCTTGCCGAGTTCAACCCGATGCTCGGCTTCCGCGGCTGCCGTCTCGCGATCGCCTATCCCGAGATCGCCGAGATGCAGGCGCGCGCGATCTTCGAGGCCGCGGTCGAGGCGGGCAAGCGCACCGGCAAGGCGGTCGGGCTCGAGGTGATGGTGCCGCTGATCGCAACGCGCGCCGAATTCGACCTGACCAAGGCGCGGATCGACGCCACCGCGCAGGCCGTCATGAAGGAGACCGGCGCCAAGCTCAGCTATCAGGTCGGCACCATGATCGAATTGCCGCGCGCCTGTCTCCTGGCCGGCGACATCGCCAAGACGGCGGAGTTCTTCTCCTTCGGCACCAACGACCTGACGCAGACCACCTACGGCATCAGCCGCGACGACGCCGCGAGCTTCCTCGGCACCTATATCGCCAAGGGAATCTTCGAGATCGATCCGTTCGTCTCGGTCGACCGCGACGGCGTCGGCGAACTCGTCAGGATCGGCGTCGAGCGCGGCCGCAAGACGCGGCCTTCGCTCAAGGTCGGCATCTGCGGCGAGCATGGCGGCGATCCCGCCTCCGTGGCGTTCTGCCATCAGATCGGGCTCGACTACGTGTCGTGCTCGCCCTATCGCGTGCCGATCGCGCGTCTCGCCGCGGCGCAGGCCGCGCTCGGCAAGGCGGTCGCAAGCCAGGCGTAA
- a CDS encoding cell wall hydrolase: MSVLRNHPKGARLASFGLGLCIFALMPTEIGYQDIASLLARQPGVAERWQKRVFSAASSIQLATYSFGRPIGTSTPQSVSYRLASLDNQGIDITGSVTRNPMLVPPPRYQSSDFPVVNRTLKGDRLVVAPLPASVTPETIAPAGVTPATDDPANSNASVRGAKSAAVAPTDDRASPIAPTERAALDPELQEAMNAPPLPQYDISLSLEPQPLDDLKEAAAIEAVPSTEGFNVKTASLYFGTASLGGSLGSIERWQPGEEPLIVVPALPDPDMKVTASLPLASDEATKAIEGGESLAPKGEVNTDNQRARTPAERLGLIDPKLRAKSEKCLAEAVYFEARGEAVRGQIAVAQVVMNRAFSGFYPTTVCGVVYQNKHRHFACQFTFACDNNADVIREPEMWERARKIAKAMLDGQIWLPEVGKSTHYHAYYVHPSWVSEMKKMYKFGVHTFYRPKAWGDGSDAPSWGTPAQTAALSAQLAEEAKSEAELNPNSVRR; this comes from the coding sequence ATGTCAGTGTTGCGTAACCACCCGAAGGGCGCGCGTTTGGCGTCCTTCGGCCTTGGCTTATGCATCTTCGCATTGATGCCGACGGAGATCGGGTATCAGGACATCGCTTCGCTGCTTGCGCGCCAGCCCGGCGTCGCCGAACGCTGGCAGAAGCGCGTGTTCTCCGCCGCAAGCTCGATCCAGCTTGCCACCTATTCGTTCGGCCGTCCGATCGGCACGTCCACGCCGCAGAGCGTCAGCTACCGGCTCGCCAGCCTCGACAACCAGGGTATCGACATCACCGGCTCGGTGACGCGCAATCCGATGCTGGTGCCGCCGCCGCGCTATCAGTCGTCAGACTTTCCGGTGGTGAACCGCACGCTGAAGGGCGACCGCCTCGTGGTCGCGCCGCTGCCGGCGTCGGTGACCCCGGAGACAATCGCGCCCGCGGGCGTCACGCCGGCGACCGATGATCCCGCCAATTCCAACGCCTCGGTCAGGGGCGCCAAGAGTGCCGCTGTCGCGCCGACCGATGATCGCGCTTCACCGATCGCACCCACCGAACGTGCCGCGCTCGATCCCGAGCTGCAGGAAGCGATGAACGCGCCGCCCCTGCCGCAATACGACATCTCGCTGTCGCTGGAACCCCAGCCGCTGGACGATCTGAAGGAAGCCGCGGCGATCGAGGCTGTGCCCTCTACCGAGGGCTTCAACGTCAAGACCGCGAGCCTCTATTTCGGCACCGCCTCGCTCGGTGGCTCGCTCGGCAGCATCGAGCGCTGGCAGCCCGGCGAGGAGCCGCTGATCGTCGTTCCCGCGCTGCCCGATCCCGACATGAAGGTGACGGCGTCGCTGCCGCTTGCCTCCGACGAGGCGACGAAGGCGATCGAAGGCGGCGAGAGCCTCGCGCCGAAGGGCGAGGTGAACACCGACAACCAGCGCGCCAGAACGCCGGCCGAGCGGCTCGGCCTCATCGACCCGAAATTGCGCGCCAAGTCGGAAAAGTGTCTTGCGGAGGCGGTCTATTTCGAGGCGCGCGGCGAAGCCGTGCGCGGCCAGATCGCGGTCGCCCAGGTGGTGATGAACCGCGCCTTCTCCGGCTTCTATCCGACCACTGTGTGCGGCGTGGTCTACCAGAACAAGCACCGGCATTTCGCCTGCCAGTTCACCTTCGCCTGCGACAACAATGCCGACGTGATCCGCGAGCCCGAGATGTGGGAGCGCGCCAGGAAGATCGCCAAAGCCATGCTCGACGGCCAGATCTGGCTCCCCGAGGTCGGCAAATCGACGCACTACCACGCCTATTACGTGCACCCGTCCTGGGTCAGCGAAATGAAGAAGATGTACAAGTTCGGCGTTCACACCTTCTACCGGCCGAAGGCGTGGGGCGACGGCAGCGACGCGCCGAGCTGGGGCACGCCGGCACAGACGGCCGCGCTCTCGGCGCAGCTCGCCGAGGAAGCCAAGAGCGAGGCCGAGCTCAATCCCAATTCGGTGCGGCGCTAA
- the nadC gene encoding carboxylating nicotinate-nucleotide diphosphorylase, translating to MITPTALLHPDAFLSPLAIDQAVARALDEDLGRAGDITSTATIPETTQARAVMVARQTGIIAGLPLAVATFRKLSGDIGIEAHVRDGARVAAGTRVLTLAGPARSMLSGERTALNFVGRLSGIATLTADHVQRTEGSSLRICDTRKTTPGLRALEKYAVRCGGGFNHRFGLDDAVLIKDNHIAVAGGVRTVLERARAHVGHLVKIEIEVDTLDQLRDVLDAGLADVVLLDNMNVATLAEAARLAKGRVVLEASGGITLGTIAEIATTGVDYVSAGALTHSAGNFDIALDIEV from the coding sequence ATGATCACACCCACCGCCCTGCTCCACCCCGACGCCTTCCTCTCGCCGCTCGCGATCGATCAGGCCGTTGCACGCGCGCTCGACGAGGATCTCGGCCGCGCCGGCGACATCACCTCGACCGCAACCATTCCGGAGACAACACAGGCCCGCGCGGTGATGGTCGCGCGCCAGACCGGCATCATCGCCGGCCTGCCGCTCGCGGTCGCGACGTTCCGCAAATTGTCCGGCGATATCGGCATCGAGGCCCATGTCCGTGACGGCGCGCGCGTCGCCGCCGGCACACGCGTATTGACACTTGCGGGGCCCGCCCGCTCCATGCTGTCGGGCGAACGCACCGCGCTGAATTTCGTCGGCCGGCTGTCCGGGATCGCGACGCTCACCGCGGACCATGTGCAGCGCACCGAAGGCAGCAGCCTGCGCATCTGCGACACGCGCAAGACCACGCCCGGCCTGCGGGCGCTGGAGAAATATGCGGTGCGCTGCGGCGGCGGCTTCAACCATCGCTTCGGGCTCGACGACGCCGTGCTGATCAAGGACAACCATATCGCGGTTGCCGGCGGCGTGCGCACCGTGCTGGAGCGCGCCCGCGCCCATGTCGGCCATCTCGTGAAGATCGAGATCGAGGTCGACACGCTCGACCAGCTCCGCGACGTGCTCGACGCCGGCCTCGCCGACGTGGTGCTTCTCGACAACATGAACGTGGCAACGCTTGCCGAAGCAGCGAGGCTCGCGAAGGGGCGCGTCGTGCTGGAAGCCTCCGGCGGCATCACGCTTGGCACGATCGCGGAAATCGCGACAACCGGCGTCGACTACGTTTCCGCGGGCGCGCTGACGCATTCGGCTGGCAATTTCGATATTGCGCTCGATATCGAGGTGTGA
- a CDS encoding L-aspartate oxidase, whose amino-acid sequence MPNNAYDLTRQTDDVVIVGGGLAGLFCALKLAPRPITVISAAPLGEGASTAWAQGGIAAAIGDEDSPESHAADTVAAGAGLVEEKIALDLAREAAARIEDLLRYGVPFDRDLEGRLALGREAAHSARRIVHVRGDMAGKAIIAALTEAVRRTPSIRIIEGLVAEALLTDDRGVTGLQLRSAADPAARPVIIASRAVVLATGGIGHLYAVTTNPTQANGLGLAIAARAGAAIADPEFVQFHPTAIMVGRDPAPLATEALRGEGATLINGKGERFMLGHHKLAELAPRDIVARGVFAEVQAGRGAFLDARDALGARFAERFPTVHASCMAAGIDAAAQPIPVAPAAHYHMGGIAVDERGRSSLEGLWAGGEVSSTGAHGANRLASNSLLEAVVYAARIAEDIAGSAIAAPAAPPPMLVVPRNGAMPALATKNLRTMMTSHVGVLRDGERLAEAVRSFAALERDTGNIALRNMATTALLVAASALTRRESRGAHCRIDHPLESPRARRTLTTLAAAREIAGHLSDQAHEEIAAPITA is encoded by the coding sequence ATGCCCAACAATGCTTATGACCTCACCCGCCAGACCGACGACGTCGTGATCGTCGGCGGCGGCCTGGCCGGCCTGTTCTGCGCGCTCAAGCTCGCGCCACGGCCGATCACGGTGATCTCGGCCGCCCCGCTCGGCGAGGGCGCGTCCACCGCATGGGCGCAGGGCGGCATCGCCGCTGCGATCGGCGACGAAGACAGCCCCGAGTCCCACGCCGCCGATACGGTTGCGGCGGGCGCCGGCCTCGTCGAGGAAAAGATCGCGCTCGACCTCGCGCGCGAGGCGGCGGCGCGCATCGAGGATCTGCTGCGTTATGGCGTGCCCTTCGACCGCGACCTGGAAGGAAGGCTCGCGCTCGGCCGCGAAGCCGCGCATTCGGCGCGCCGCATCGTGCATGTGCGCGGCGACATGGCGGGAAAAGCCATCATCGCGGCACTCACGGAAGCGGTGCGACGAACGCCTTCGATCCGGATCATCGAAGGCCTTGTTGCAGAGGCGCTTCTCACCGACGATCGAGGCGTGACCGGCCTGCAATTGCGCAGCGCCGCCGATCCCGCTGCAAGGCCCGTGATCATCGCCTCGCGCGCCGTGGTGCTGGCAACCGGCGGCATCGGTCATCTCTACGCCGTGACGACGAACCCGACCCAAGCCAACGGGCTCGGCCTTGCCATCGCCGCCCGCGCCGGTGCCGCGATCGCCGATCCCGAATTCGTGCAGTTTCACCCCACCGCGATCATGGTCGGCCGCGATCCGGCGCCGCTTGCGACCGAAGCGCTGCGCGGCGAAGGCGCGACCCTGATCAACGGCAAGGGCGAGCGCTTCATGCTGGGGCATCACAAGCTCGCCGAGCTGGCACCGCGCGACATCGTGGCGCGCGGCGTATTCGCGGAAGTTCAAGCCGGCCGCGGCGCGTTTCTCGATGCGCGGGACGCGCTGGGTGCCCGCTTTGCGGAGAGGTTCCCGACCGTGCACGCAAGCTGCATGGCCGCCGGCATCGATGCGGCGGCGCAGCCAATTCCGGTGGCGCCCGCCGCGCACTACCACATGGGTGGCATCGCGGTCGACGAACGCGGCCGCAGCTCGCTTGAAGGGCTGTGGGCGGGCGGCGAGGTCTCGTCGACCGGCGCGCACGGCGCCAACCGCCTCGCCTCCAACTCGCTGCTCGAGGCCGTGGTCTATGCCGCGCGAATCGCCGAGGACATCGCCGGCAGCGCGATCGCGGCGCCCGCCGCGCCGCCGCCGATGCTGGTCGTTCCCCGCAATGGCGCAATGCCGGCGCTTGCCACAAAAAACCTGCGCACGATGATGACCTCGCATGTCGGCGTGCTCAGGGACGGCGAGCGCCTCGCCGAAGCCGTGCGAAGCTTTGCGGCGCTCGAGCGCGATACCGGCAATATCGCGCTGCGCAACATGGCAACGACGGCGCTGCTGGTGGCAGCATCCGCTTTGACACGGCGCGAAAGCCGCGGCGCCCATTGCCGCATCGATCATCCGCTTGAAAGCCCGCGCGCACGTCGCACCCTGACGACGCTCGCCGCTGCCAGGGAGATCGCCGGACATCTTTCAGACCAAGCCCACGAAGAAATCGCAGCCCCCATCACCGCGTGA